Proteins found in one Aspergillus puulaauensis MK2 DNA, chromosome 8, nearly complete sequence genomic segment:
- the rex4 gene encoding putative 3'-5' exonuclease (BUSCO:EOG092646PE;~COG:L;~EggNog:ENOG410PK7W;~InterPro:IPR012337,IPR036397,IPR013520,IPR037431;~PFAM:PF00929;~go_function: GO:0003676 - nucleic acid binding [Evidence IEA];~go_function: GO:0008408 - 3'-5' exonuclease activity [Evidence IEA];~go_process: GO:0006364 - rRNA processing [Evidence IEA]), giving the protein MELKSLSSNWKKLQETLKKDVSTAPTPKRKRSDRESQNDLKKRKTVTEAGKGGKRTSQAAHTTKKRNRMSPASPDGVGKETQSISRKSSTAAFPKDNEGRSSTVEIGKYIAVDCEMVGIGPNPDNDSALARISIVNYNGDQIYDSYVRPKEMVTDWRTHVSGITPKHMVEARTLEQVQKQVAEILDGRILVGHALRNDLDALLLSHPKRDIRDTSKHPPYRKIAGGGSPRLKILASEFLGLKIQDGAHSSVEDAKATMLLYRRDKDEFEREHLKKWPVRVAPENKENGGDEKKKKKKKKKTRKR; this is encoded by the exons ACTAAAATCACTCTCCAGCAACTGGAAAAAGCTGCAGGAGACTTTGAAGAAGGACGTCTCCACGGCCCCCACGCCAAAGCGCAAACGATCCGATCGCGAGTCTCAGAATGATCTGAAGAAGCGGAAAACCGTTACAGAAgcagggaaaggaggaaaaCGCACCTCACAAGCTGCACACACCACCAAGAAACGAAATAGaatgtctccagcttccccagaTGGGGTTGGGAAGGAAACTCAAAGTATATCCCGGAAAAGTTCCACGGCGGCATTTCCAAAGGACAATGAAGGCCGTTCTTCAAC CGTCGAAATAGGGAAATATATTGCGGTGGATTGTGAGATGGTTGGAATTGGGCCAAACCCAGACAACGATTCAGCCCTTGCCCGCATCAGTATCGTCAACTACAACGGTGATCAAATATACGACTCATATGTACGACCTAAGGAGATGGTTACGGATTGGCGAACACACGTCAGTGGAATAACACCCAAGCATATGGTGGAAGCTAGGACATTAGAACAAGTGCAGAAACAGGTCGCGGAGATCCTTGATGGACGGATACTAGTGGGACATGCTCTCCGAAACGACTTAGATGCTCTTTTGCTCAGTCACCCTAAGCGCGATATTAGAGATACCAGCAAGCACCCCCCGTATCGGAAAATTGCCGGAGGAGGTTCCCCTCGACTGAAGATCCTGGCGTCAGAGTTCCTCGGGCTGAAAATACAAGACGGCGCCCATTCAAGTGTGGAGGATGCGAAGGCTACAATGCTCTTGTACCGGCGAGACAAAGATGAGTTCGAACGAGAACATTTGAAGAAATGGCCTGTTCGTGTGGCGCCGGAGAACAAGGAGAACGGaggggatgagaagaagaagaagaaaaagaaaaagaagaccCGTAAGAGGTGA
- a CDS encoding uncharacterized protein (InterPro:IPR032675), whose translation MRYEFYRVWAKLESFIVKEGVLGQHDWDYLQELLRRTPRLQTLDVDFSWSKKSCFFLEPASFKSDRFHLKSLYLSQMTAANSHDIIEVLEPHRQSLQNITIRGLSLQADGYRNFIKALSRGFPALKEVSFKRIHNGGHFGIAAPGNPLMDLSDGLSFKIEECQGCMHIAGVSYSGPNMKAALEMIAANIEFPNL comes from the coding sequence ATGAGATATGAATTTTACAGGGTGTGGGCGAAGCTGGAATCCTTTATCGTCAAAGAAGGCGTATTGGGCCAGCACGACTGGGACTATCTCCAGGAACTACTCCGGAGGACCCCAAGACTTCAGACCCTAGACGTCGATTTCTCTTGGTCTAAGAAATCTTGCTTCTTTTTGGAGCCAGCATCCTTTAAAAGCGACAGGTTCCACCTAAAATCGCTCTACCTCAGCCAGATGACTGCGGCCAATTCGCACGATATCATAGAGGTTTTGGAACCACATCGTCAGAGTCTTCAGAACATCACAATTAGGGGACTGTCGTTACAAGCTGACGGATACAGGAATTTTATCAAGGCTCTAAGCCGCGGATTCCCTGCTCTCAAGGAGGTCAGCTTCAAGCGCATCCATAATGGCGGTCACTTTGGGATAGCAGCACCGGGAAATCCTCTCATGGATTTATCAGACGGGCTATCCTTTAAAATTGAAGAGTGCCAGGGATGCATGCACATTGCAGGCGTCAGTTACTCTGGACCCAACATGAAGGCTGCACTTGAGATGATCGCAGCCAATATCGAGTTCCCTAACCTCTAA